In Physeter macrocephalus isolate SW-GA chromosome 2, ASM283717v5, whole genome shotgun sequence, a single window of DNA contains:
- the LOC114487161 gene encoding mediator of RNA polymerase II transcription subunit 16 gives MDLAYICEWEKWPKSTHCPSVPLACTWSCRNLIAFTTDLRSDDQDLTRMIHILDTEHPWDVHSVCSEHSEAITCLEWDQSGSRLLSADADGQIKCWSMADHLANSWESPVGSLVEGDPIVALSWLHNGVKLALHVEKGQHPCGQQRPCDWRGEIPEFLPVPHGSAQRPLERGAAWVQGAELRPRCHTSPVVLLTIKWGYRWPW, from the exons ATGGACCTGGCTTACATCTGCGAGTGGGAGAAATGGCCCAAGAGCACCCACTGCCCGTCGGTGCCCCTGGCCTGCACCTGGTCCTGCCGAAACCTAATCGCCTTCACCACGGACCTGCGGAGTGACGACCAAG ACCTGACCCGCATGATCCACATCCTGGACACGGAGCACCCCTGGGACGTGCACTCCGTCTGCTCGGAGCACAGCGAAGCCATCACCTGCCTCGAGTGGGACCAGTCAG gcTCGAGGCTGCTGTCGGCTGATGCCGATGGGCAAATCAAGTGCTGGAGCATGGCCGACCACCTGGCCAACAGCTGGGAGAGCCCCGTGGGCAGCCTGGTGGAGGGGGACCCCATCGTGGCCTTGTCGTGGCTGCACAACGGTGTGAAGCTGGCCCTGCATGTGGAAAAG GGTCAGCACCCGTGTGGCCAGCAGCGCCCGTGTGACTGGCGTGGTGAGATCCCAGAATTCCTGCCTGTGCCCCACGGCTCAGCCCAGCGTCCCCTCGAGAGGGGAGCCGCCTGGGTCCAGGGCGCTGAACTGAGACCGCGATGCCACACCTCACCCGTCGTTCTTCTCACCATCAAGTGGGGCTACCGCTGGCCGTGGTGA
- the R3HDM4 gene encoding R3H domain-containing protein 4 isoform X1 yields the protein MVALENPEGGPEEAAAAGVAPGGRRTLPLPGCLPALAGSQVKRLSASKRKQHFINQAVRNSDLVPKAKGRKSLQRLENKTICFHLAQYLLTLLETDGGTPGLEDGDLAPPAAPSIFAEACSNETYVEVWNDFMNRSGEEQERVLRYLENEGKSKARRRGPARGEDRRREDPAYTPRECFQRISRRLRAVLKRSRIPMEMLETWEERLLRFFSVSPQAVYTAMLDNSFERLLLHAICQYMDLISASDDLEGKRQMKVSNRHLDFLPPGLLLSAYLEQRS from the exons ATGGTCGCGCTGGAGAACCCGGAGGGCGGCccggaggaggcggcggcggcgggggtcGCCCCGGGCGGGCGGCGGACGCT GCCCCTTCCGGGCTGCCTGCCCGCTCTAGCTGGCTCCCAGGTGAAGAGGCTCTCGGCCTCCAAGCGGAAGCAACACTTCATCAACCAGGCTGTGCGGAACTCAGACCTCGTGCCCAAGGCCAAGGGGCGGAAGAGCCTCCAGCGCCTGGAGAACA AGACCATCTGTTTCCATCTAGCCCAGTACCTCCTGACCCTGCTGGAGACAGACGGAGGCACACCTGGCCTGGAGGATGGGGACCTGGCGCCCCCTGCAGCACCTAGCATCTTTGCAGAGGCCTGCAGCAACGAGACCTATGTCGAG GTCTGGAACGACTTCATGAACCGCTCTGGAGAGGAGCAGGAGCGGGTTCTCCGCTACCTGGAGAATGAGGGCAAGAGCAAGGCGCGGAGGAGGGGGCCTGCCCGCGGGGAAGACCGCCGGAGAG AGGACCCGGCCTACACGCCCCGTGAGTGCTTCCAGCGTATCAGCCGGCGTCTACGAGCCGTTCTCAAGCGGAGCCGTATTCCCATG GAAATGCTGGAGACCTGGGAGGAGCGGCTGCTGAGGTTCTTCTCTGTGTCCCCCCAGGCTGTGTACACGGCCATGCTGGACAACAG CTTTGAGAGGCTCCTGCTTCACGCCATCTGCCAGTACATGGACCTCATCTCAGCCA GTGATGACCTGGAGGGCAAGCGGCAGATGAAGGTCAGCAATCGGCACTTGGACTTCCTGCCGCCGGGGCTGCTCCTGTCCGCGTACCTGGAGCAGCGCAGCTGA
- the R3HDM4 gene encoding R3H domain-containing protein 4 isoform X2 — translation MVALENPEGGPEEAAAAGVAPGGRRTLPLPGCLPALAGSQVKRLSASKRKQHFINQAVRNSDLVPKAKGRKSLQRLENTQYLLTLLETDGGTPGLEDGDLAPPAAPSIFAEACSNETYVEVWNDFMNRSGEEQERVLRYLENEGKSKARRRGPARGEDRRREDPAYTPRECFQRISRRLRAVLKRSRIPMEMLETWEERLLRFFSVSPQAVYTAMLDNSFERLLLHAICQYMDLISASDDLEGKRQMKVSNRHLDFLPPGLLLSAYLEQRS, via the exons ATGGTCGCGCTGGAGAACCCGGAGGGCGGCccggaggaggcggcggcggcgggggtcGCCCCGGGCGGGCGGCGGACGCT GCCCCTTCCGGGCTGCCTGCCCGCTCTAGCTGGCTCCCAGGTGAAGAGGCTCTCGGCCTCCAAGCGGAAGCAACACTTCATCAACCAGGCTGTGCGGAACTCAGACCTCGTGCCCAAGGCCAAGGGGCGGAAGAGCCTCCAGCGCCTGGAGAACA CCCAGTACCTCCTGACCCTGCTGGAGACAGACGGAGGCACACCTGGCCTGGAGGATGGGGACCTGGCGCCCCCTGCAGCACCTAGCATCTTTGCAGAGGCCTGCAGCAACGAGACCTATGTCGAG GTCTGGAACGACTTCATGAACCGCTCTGGAGAGGAGCAGGAGCGGGTTCTCCGCTACCTGGAGAATGAGGGCAAGAGCAAGGCGCGGAGGAGGGGGCCTGCCCGCGGGGAAGACCGCCGGAGAG AGGACCCGGCCTACACGCCCCGTGAGTGCTTCCAGCGTATCAGCCGGCGTCTACGAGCCGTTCTCAAGCGGAGCCGTATTCCCATG GAAATGCTGGAGACCTGGGAGGAGCGGCTGCTGAGGTTCTTCTCTGTGTCCCCCCAGGCTGTGTACACGGCCATGCTGGACAACAG CTTTGAGAGGCTCCTGCTTCACGCCATCTGCCAGTACATGGACCTCATCTCAGCCA GTGATGACCTGGAGGGCAAGCGGCAGATGAAGGTCAGCAATCGGCACTTGGACTTCCTGCCGCCGGGGCTGCTCCTGTCCGCGTACCTGGAGCAGCGCAGCTGA
- the R3HDM4 gene encoding R3H domain-containing protein 4 isoform X3 has product MVALENPEGGPEEAAAAGVAPGGRRTLPLPGCLPALAGSQVKRLSASKRKQHFINQAVRNSDLVPKAKGRKSLQRLENKTICFHLAQYLLTLLETDGGTPGLEDGDLAPPAAPSIFAEACSNETYVEVWNDFMNRSGEEQERVLRYLENEGKSKARRRGPARGEDRRREDPAYTPRECFQRISRRLRAVLKRSRIPMEMLETWEERLLRFFSVSPQAVYTAMLDNR; this is encoded by the exons ATGGTCGCGCTGGAGAACCCGGAGGGCGGCccggaggaggcggcggcggcgggggtcGCCCCGGGCGGGCGGCGGACGCT GCCCCTTCCGGGCTGCCTGCCCGCTCTAGCTGGCTCCCAGGTGAAGAGGCTCTCGGCCTCCAAGCGGAAGCAACACTTCATCAACCAGGCTGTGCGGAACTCAGACCTCGTGCCCAAGGCCAAGGGGCGGAAGAGCCTCCAGCGCCTGGAGAACA AGACCATCTGTTTCCATCTAGCCCAGTACCTCCTGACCCTGCTGGAGACAGACGGAGGCACACCTGGCCTGGAGGATGGGGACCTGGCGCCCCCTGCAGCACCTAGCATCTTTGCAGAGGCCTGCAGCAACGAGACCTATGTCGAG GTCTGGAACGACTTCATGAACCGCTCTGGAGAGGAGCAGGAGCGGGTTCTCCGCTACCTGGAGAATGAGGGCAAGAGCAAGGCGCGGAGGAGGGGGCCTGCCCGCGGGGAAGACCGCCGGAGAG AGGACCCGGCCTACACGCCCCGTGAGTGCTTCCAGCGTATCAGCCGGCGTCTACGAGCCGTTCTCAAGCGGAGCCGTATTCCCATG GAAATGCTGGAGACCTGGGAGGAGCGGCTGCTGAGGTTCTTCTCTGTGTCCCCCCAGGCTGTGTACACGGCCATGCTGGACAACAG GTGA
- the KISS1R gene encoding kiSS-1 receptor isoform X1 has protein sequence MRALAVSGPNASWWALANASGCPGCGANDSDGPAPAPWPVDAWLVPLFFGALMLLGLAGNSLVIFVICRQKQMRTVTNFYIANLAVTDLTFLLCCVPFTALLYPLPAWVLGDFMCKFLNYVQQVSVQATCATLTAMSVDRWLRGRVRAGSRPTSPLARTAHLLQRGLSQPLLRVRLRALQPAGALPAAAGRHLRLLRGHAPPPGPVRRAPRARRQRPAGAAAGGASGRCEGQGLAAGGGRGLALRRLLGPHPAVPGAAGAGPGGRMASAQLHSLRAQDLGSLHVLQQLGAEPPALRLPGLPLPPGLPPRLPLRSPAAPPVGTLGPGRPPNRAAPPDRPPGPCQDPEARQRWAGAAEAVCTEGARCPSLSPLWGNQDGPLWNRSGLNSNCCNSAINVFIFVHVHHSENVLRSCTTLPLLIL, from the exons ATGCGCGCCTTGGCCGTGTCCGGGCCCAACGCGTCCTGGTGGGCGCTGGCCAACGCATCCGGCTGTCCCGGCTGTGGCGCCAACGATTCGGACGGCCCGGCCCCGGCGCCGTGGCCCGTGGACGCCTGGCTGGTGCCGCTCTTCTTTGGCGCGCTGATGCTGCTGGGCCTGGCAGGGAACTCGCTTGTCATCTTCGTCATCTGCCGCCAGAAGCAGATGCGGACGGTGACCAACTTCTACATCG CCAACCTGGCGGTCACAGACCTGACGTTCCTGCTGTGCTGCGTGCCCTTCACCGCTCTGCTCTACCCGCTGCCCGCCTGGGTGCTGGGCGACTTCATGTGCAAGTTCCTCAACTACGTCCAGCAG GTCTCGGTGCAGGCCACGTGCGCCACCCTGACCGCCATGAGCGTGGACCGCTG GCTCCGCGGCCGTGTCCGCGCCGGTTCTCGCCCTACATCGCCTCTCGCCCGGACCGCGCACCTACTGCAGCGAGGCCTTTCCCAGCCGCTCCTTCGAGTGCGCCTTCGCGCTCTACAACCTGCTGGCGCTCTACCTGCTGCCGCTGGTCGCCACCTGCGCCTGCTACGGGGCCATGCTCCGCCACCTGGGCCGGTCCGCCGTGCGCCCCGCGCCCGGCGACAGCGCCCTGCAG gggcagcTGCTGGCGGAGCGAGCGGGCGCTGTGAGGGCCAAGGTCTCGCGGCTGGTGGCGGCCGTGGTCTTGCTCTTCGCCGCCTGCTGGGGCCCCATCCAGCTGTTCCTGGTGCTGCAGGCGCTGGGCCCGGCGGGCGCATGGCATCCGCGCAGCTACACAGCTTACGCGCTCAAGATCTGGGCTCACTGCATGTCCTACAGCAACTCGGCGCTGAACCCCCTGCTCTACGCCTTCCTGGCCTCCCACTTCCGCCAGGCCTTCCGCCGCGTCTGCCCCTGCGCTCCCCGGCGGCCCCGCCGGTCGGGACCCTCGGACCCGGCCGCCCCCCAAACCGAGCTGCGCCGCCTGACCGCCCACCAGGCCCCTGCCAGGACCCCGAAGCCAGGCAGCGGTGGGCTGGGGCCGCAGAGGCTGTGTGTACTGAGGGAGCAcgctgcccctctctgagccctctCTGGGGGAATCAAGATGGGCCCCTCTGGAACAGGAGCGGCTTAAACAGCAACTGCTGTAATTCTGCtattaatgtctttatttttgtccATGTTCATCATAGTGAAAATGTTTTGCGCTCTTGTACAACTTTGCCACTGTTgatattgtaa
- the KISS1R gene encoding kiSS-1 receptor isoform X2 — protein sequence MRALAVSGPNASWWALANASGCPGCGANDSDGPAPAPWPVDAWLVPLFFGALMLLGLAGNSLVIFVICRQKQMRTVTNFYIANLAVTDLTFLLCCVPFTALLYPLPAWVLGDFMCKFLNYVQQVSVQATCATLTAMSVDRWYVTVFPLRALHRRTPRLALAVSLSIWAGSAAVSAPVLALHRLSPGPRTYCSEAFPSRSFECAFALYNLLALYLLPLVATCACYGAMLRHLGRSAVRPAPGDSALQGQLLAERAGAVRAKVSRLVAAVVLLFAACWGPIQLFLVLQALGPAGAWHPRSYTAYALKIWAHCMSYSNSALNPLLYAFLASHFRQAFRRVCPCAPRRPRRSGPSDPAAPQTELRRLTAHQAPARTPKPGSGGLGPQRLCVLREHAAPL from the exons ATGCGCGCCTTGGCCGTGTCCGGGCCCAACGCGTCCTGGTGGGCGCTGGCCAACGCATCCGGCTGTCCCGGCTGTGGCGCCAACGATTCGGACGGCCCGGCCCCGGCGCCGTGGCCCGTGGACGCCTGGCTGGTGCCGCTCTTCTTTGGCGCGCTGATGCTGCTGGGCCTGGCAGGGAACTCGCTTGTCATCTTCGTCATCTGCCGCCAGAAGCAGATGCGGACGGTGACCAACTTCTACATCG CCAACCTGGCGGTCACAGACCTGACGTTCCTGCTGTGCTGCGTGCCCTTCACCGCTCTGCTCTACCCGCTGCCCGCCTGGGTGCTGGGCGACTTCATGTGCAAGTTCCTCAACTACGTCCAGCAG GTCTCGGTGCAGGCCACGTGCGCCACCCTGACCGCCATGAGCGTGGACCGCTGGTACGTGACTGTGTTCCCGCTGCGCGCCTTGCACCGCCGCACGCCCCGCCTGGCGCTGGCTGTCAGCCTCAGCATCTGGGCGG GCTCCGCGGCCGTGTCCGCGCCGGTTCTCGCCCTACATCGCCTCTCGCCCGGACCGCGCACCTACTGCAGCGAGGCCTTTCCCAGCCGCTCCTTCGAGTGCGCCTTCGCGCTCTACAACCTGCTGGCGCTCTACCTGCTGCCGCTGGTCGCCACCTGCGCCTGCTACGGGGCCATGCTCCGCCACCTGGGCCGGTCCGCCGTGCGCCCCGCGCCCGGCGACAGCGCCCTGCAG gggcagcTGCTGGCGGAGCGAGCGGGCGCTGTGAGGGCCAAGGTCTCGCGGCTGGTGGCGGCCGTGGTCTTGCTCTTCGCCGCCTGCTGGGGCCCCATCCAGCTGTTCCTGGTGCTGCAGGCGCTGGGCCCGGCGGGCGCATGGCATCCGCGCAGCTACACAGCTTACGCGCTCAAGATCTGGGCTCACTGCATGTCCTACAGCAACTCGGCGCTGAACCCCCTGCTCTACGCCTTCCTGGCCTCCCACTTCCGCCAGGCCTTCCGCCGCGTCTGCCCCTGCGCTCCCCGGCGGCCCCGCCGGTCGGGACCCTCGGACCCGGCCGCCCCCCAAACCGAGCTGCGCCGCCTGACCGCCCACCAGGCCCCTGCCAGGACCCCGAAGCCAGGCAGCGGTGGGCTGGGGCCGCAGAGGCTGTGTGTACTGAGGGAGCAcgctgcccctctctga
- the KISS1R gene encoding kiSS-1 receptor isoform X3 — protein sequence MGAPYPAEYSVSVLHSMSAVGQHRSTQFSANLAVTDLTFLLCCVPFTALLYPLPAWVLGDFMCKFLNYVQQVSVQATCATLTAMSVDRWLRGRVRAGSRPTSPLARTAHLLQRGLSQPLLRVRLRALQPAGALPAAAGRHLRLLRGHAPPPGPVRRAPRARRQRPAGAAAGGASGRCEGQGLAAGGGRGLALRRLLGPHPAVPGAAGAGPGGRMASAQLHSLRAQDLGSLHVLQQLGAEPPALRLPGLPLPPGLPPRLPLRSPAAPPVGTLGPGRPPNRAAPPDRPPGPCQDPEARQRWAGAAEAVCTEGARCPSLSPLWGNQDGPLWNRSGLNSNCCNSAINVFIFVHVHHSENVLRSCTTLPLLIL from the exons ATGGGGGCGCCCTACCCGGCTGAGTACTCAGTCAGTGTTCTCCATTCTATGTCGGCTGTTGGGCAACACCGCTCTACCCAAttttcag CCAACCTGGCGGTCACAGACCTGACGTTCCTGCTGTGCTGCGTGCCCTTCACCGCTCTGCTCTACCCGCTGCCCGCCTGGGTGCTGGGCGACTTCATGTGCAAGTTCCTCAACTACGTCCAGCAG GTCTCGGTGCAGGCCACGTGCGCCACCCTGACCGCCATGAGCGTGGACCGCTG GCTCCGCGGCCGTGTCCGCGCCGGTTCTCGCCCTACATCGCCTCTCGCCCGGACCGCGCACCTACTGCAGCGAGGCCTTTCCCAGCCGCTCCTTCGAGTGCGCCTTCGCGCTCTACAACCTGCTGGCGCTCTACCTGCTGCCGCTGGTCGCCACCTGCGCCTGCTACGGGGCCATGCTCCGCCACCTGGGCCGGTCCGCCGTGCGCCCCGCGCCCGGCGACAGCGCCCTGCAG gggcagcTGCTGGCGGAGCGAGCGGGCGCTGTGAGGGCCAAGGTCTCGCGGCTGGTGGCGGCCGTGGTCTTGCTCTTCGCCGCCTGCTGGGGCCCCATCCAGCTGTTCCTGGTGCTGCAGGCGCTGGGCCCGGCGGGCGCATGGCATCCGCGCAGCTACACAGCTTACGCGCTCAAGATCTGGGCTCACTGCATGTCCTACAGCAACTCGGCGCTGAACCCCCTGCTCTACGCCTTCCTGGCCTCCCACTTCCGCCAGGCCTTCCGCCGCGTCTGCCCCTGCGCTCCCCGGCGGCCCCGCCGGTCGGGACCCTCGGACCCGGCCGCCCCCCAAACCGAGCTGCGCCGCCTGACCGCCCACCAGGCCCCTGCCAGGACCCCGAAGCCAGGCAGCGGTGGGCTGGGGCCGCAGAGGCTGTGTGTACTGAGGGAGCAcgctgcccctctctgagccctctCTGGGGGAATCAAGATGGGCCCCTCTGGAACAGGAGCGGCTTAAACAGCAACTGCTGTAATTCTGCtattaatgtctttatttttgtccATGTTCATCATAGTGAAAATGTTTTGCGCTCTTGTACAACTTTGCCACTGTTgatattgtaa
- the KISS1R gene encoding kiSS-1 receptor isoform X4, translating into MPQLLCPRMSGTSLGASRATLLVTGTKARRRGLGQGAGRLGRWRPTSSTRASPACSQPGGHRPDVPAVLRALHRSALPAARLGAGRLHVQVPQLRPAGSAAVSAPVLALHRLSPGPRTYCSEAFPSRSFECAFALYNLLALYLLPLVATCACYGAMLRHLGRSAVRPAPGDSALQGQLLAERAGAVRAKVSRLVAAVVLLFAACWGPIQLFLVLQALGPAGAWHPRSYTAYALKIWAHCMSYSNSALNPLLYAFLASHFRQAFRRVCPCAPRRPRRSGPSDPAAPQTELRRLTAHQAPARTPKPGSGGLGPQRLCVLREHAAPL; encoded by the exons ATGCCCCAACTTCTCTGCCCACGGATGTCCGGGACCTCTCTGGGGGCCTCCCGAGCCACCCTGCTGGTCACTGGGACAAAGGCGAGGCGCCGGGGGCTGGGCCAGGGCGCTGGGCGGCTAGGCAGATGGCGCCCCACATCTAGCACCCGCGCGTCCCCCGCCTGCAGCCAACCTGGCGGTCACAGACCTGACGTTCCTGCTGTGCTGCGTGCCCTTCACCGCTCTGCTCTACCCGCTGCCCGCCTGGGTGCTGGGCGACTTCATGTGCAAGTTCCTCAACTACGTCCAGCAG GCTCCGCGGCCGTGTCCGCGCCGGTTCTCGCCCTACATCGCCTCTCGCCCGGACCGCGCACCTACTGCAGCGAGGCCTTTCCCAGCCGCTCCTTCGAGTGCGCCTTCGCGCTCTACAACCTGCTGGCGCTCTACCTGCTGCCGCTGGTCGCCACCTGCGCCTGCTACGGGGCCATGCTCCGCCACCTGGGCCGGTCCGCCGTGCGCCCCGCGCCCGGCGACAGCGCCCTGCAG gggcagcTGCTGGCGGAGCGAGCGGGCGCTGTGAGGGCCAAGGTCTCGCGGCTGGTGGCGGCCGTGGTCTTGCTCTTCGCCGCCTGCTGGGGCCCCATCCAGCTGTTCCTGGTGCTGCAGGCGCTGGGCCCGGCGGGCGCATGGCATCCGCGCAGCTACACAGCTTACGCGCTCAAGATCTGGGCTCACTGCATGTCCTACAGCAACTCGGCGCTGAACCCCCTGCTCTACGCCTTCCTGGCCTCCCACTTCCGCCAGGCCTTCCGCCGCGTCTGCCCCTGCGCTCCCCGGCGGCCCCGCCGGTCGGGACCCTCGGACCCGGCCGCCCCCCAAACCGAGCTGCGCCGCCTGACCGCCCACCAGGCCCCTGCCAGGACCCCGAAGCCAGGCAGCGGTGGGCTGGGGCCGCAGAGGCTGTGTGTACTGAGGGAGCAcgctgcccctctctga
- the TMEM259 gene encoding membralin: MAKRPGWGSCRRPEGLVLAHSGSHRTQAARRDWRGFPPPGSSATLSAAQYAGWGPPGWAVGSQAASLLTAPCPQALFVLFVLAYIHIVFSRSPINCLEHVRDKWPREGILRVEVQHNSSRAPVFLQFCNGDGSFPGLAVEPGGLELEDEDEEEEELTMEMFGNSSIKFELDIEPKVFKPPGGPEALNDSQEFPFPETPTKAWPQDEYIVEYALEYGFLRLSQATRQRLSIPVMVVTLDPTRDQCFGDRFSRLLLAEFLGYDDILMSSVKGLAENEENKGFLRNVVSGEHYRFVSMWMARTSYLAAFVIMVIFTLSVSMLLRYSHHQIFVFIVDLLQMLEMNMAIAFPAAPLLTVILALVGMEAIMSEFFNDTTTAFYIILIVWLADQYDAICCHTNTSKRHWLRFFYLYHFAFYAYHYRFNGQYSSLALVTSWLFIQHSMIYFFHHYELPAILQQIRVQEMLLQTPPLGPGGPTALPDDLNNNGGAPAATPDSTGQPPALGPGLQGGGGGPGPMAEAPSSLVAAAASVAAAASGDLGWMAETAAIITDASFLSGLSASLLDRRPAGAAALPRAPQDSAPTSDSPGSDTAPQTAGVSGPSLASTAPADAPSEVGS, translated from the exons ATGGCCAAGAGG CCTGGGTGGGGGTCCTGCAGGCGCCCGGAGGGCCTCGTCCTGGCTCACTCGGGCAGTCACAGGACCCAGGCTGCCCGGAGGGACTGGCGAGGCTTCCCTCCCCCGGGGAGCTCAGCCACGCTGTCTGCAGCCCAATATGCTGGGTGGGGTCCTCCAGGCTGGGCTGTGGGGTCTCAGGCAGCTTCCCTGCtgactgccccctgcccccaggccctgtTCGTGCTCTTCGTCCTGGCCTACATCCACATCGTCTTCTCCCGCTCGCCCATCAACTGCCTGGAGCATGTGCGGGACAAGTGGCCGAGAGAGGGCATCCTGCGCGTGGAGGTGCAGCACAACTCGAGCCGCGCGCCCGTCTTCCTGCAGTTCTGCAATGGCGACGGCAGCTTCCCTGGGCTGGCTGTGGAGCCGGGAGGCCTGGAGCTggaggacgaggacgaggaggaggaggagctaacCATGGAGATGTTTGGGAACAGCTCCATCAAG TTTGAGCTGGACATCGAGCCCAAGGTGTTCAAGCCTCCAGGAGGCCCCGAGGCCCTAAACGACAGCCAGGAGTTCCCTTTCCCTGAGACGCCCACAAAAG CGTGGCCGCAGGACGAGTACATCGTGGAGTACGCGCTGGAGTACGGCTTCTTGCGGCTGTCGCAGGCCACGCGGCAGCGGCTCAGCATCCCCGTCATGGTGGTCACCCTGG ACCCCACGCGGGACCAGTGCTTCGGGGACCGCTTCAGCCGCCTGCTGCTGGCTGAGTTCCTGGGCTACGACGACATTCTCATGTCCAGTGTGAAAGGGCTGGCAGAAAACGAGGAGAACAAGG GCTTCCTGCGGAACGTGGTGTCCGGGGAGCACTACCGCTTCGTGAGCATGTGGATGGCCCGCACGTCCTACCTGGCCGCCTTTGTCATCATGGTCATCTTC ACCCTAAGCGTGTCCATGCTGCTGCGCTACTCCCACCACCAGATATTCGTCTTCATTG TGGACCTGCTGCAGATGCTGGAGATGAACATGGCCATCGCCTTCCCTGCAGCGCCCCTGCTGACCGTCATCCTGGCCCTCGTGG GAATGGAGGCCATCATGTCTGAGTTCTTCAACGACACCACCACGGCCTTCTACATCATCCTCATCGTGTGGCTGGCCGACCAGTATGACGCCATTTGCTGCCACACCAACACCAGCAAGCGGCACTGGCTTCG GTTCTTCTACCTGTACCACTTCGCCTTCTACGCCTACCACTACCGCTTCAACGGGCAGTACAGCAGCCTGGCCCTCGTCACTTCTTGGCTCTTCATCCAG CATTCCATGATCTACTTCTTCCACCACTACGAGCTGCCCGCCATTCTGCAGCAGATCCGCGTCCAGGAGATGCTGCTGCAGACGCCCCCTCTGGGCCCTGGCGGCCCCACGGCCCTGCCGGACGACCTGAACAACAACGGAGGCGCCCCGGCTGCCACGCCCGACTCTACCggccagccccctgccctgggccctggctTGCAGGGTGGTGGCGGAGGCCCTGGGCCCATGGCTGAGGCACCCAGCTCCCTGGTGGCCGCGGCGGCCTCAGTAGCTGCAGCAGCCAGTGGTGACCTGGGCTGGATGGCAGAGACGGCCGCTATCATCACAGACGCCTCCTTCTTGTCTGGCCTGAGCGCCTCTCTCCTGGACCGGCGGCCGGCCGGCGCTGCGGCGCTTCCTCGGGCCCCCCAGGACAGTGCCCCCACGAGCGACTCCCCAGGGTCTGACACAGCCCCTCAGACCG